A single genomic interval of Anopheles darlingi chromosome X, idAnoDarlMG_H_01, whole genome shotgun sequence harbors:
- the LOC125951057 gene encoding hexamerin-like isoform X48 yields MPSSNNIPSTSNNDYDTYDYYTYDYHTYDYHTYNYHTYDYHTYDYDTYDYHTYDYDTYDYDTYDYHTYNYDTYDYHTYDYHTYDYDTYDYHTYNYHTYDYDTYDYDTYDYHTYDYHTYDYHTYDYDTYDYHTYDYHTYNYYTYDYHTYDYHTYDYHTYDYHTYDYHTYDYHTYNYYTYDYHTYDYHTYDYNSYDYHTYDYDTYDYHTYDYHTYDYNSYDYHTYDYDNDRCSNDNGHTWFWAEWHRSKRKHSTTSRLWCSRSSRVRQSGVPVLLRYSECNRLRSIRWHMRDSIVGGLAGGRSGRFAALAAKQPAPAPGH; encoded by the exons ATGCCAAGTTCCAATAACATTCCCAGTACCTccaacaacgactacgacacctacgactactacacctacgactaccacacctacgactaccacacctacaactaccacacctacgactaccacacctacgactacgacacctacgactaccacacctacgactacgacacctacgactacgacacctacgactaccacACCTACAACTACGacacctacgactaccacacctacgactaccacacctacgactacgacacctacgactaccacacctacaactaccacacctacgactacgacacctacgactacgacacctacgactaccacacctacgactaccacac ctacgactaccacacctacgactacgacacctacgactaccacac ctacgactaccacACCTACAACTACTacacctacgactaccacacctacgactaccacacctacgactaccacacctacgactaccacacctacgactaccacacctacgactaccacACCTACAACTACTacacctacgactaccacacctacgactaccacACCTACGACTACAACTCCTACGACTACcacacctacgactacgacacctacgactaccacacctacgactaccacACCTACGACTACAACTCCTACGACTACcacacctacgactacgacaacgacCGCTGTagcaacgacaacggccaTACCTGGTTCTGGGCCGAATGGCACAGGTCTAAACGTAAGCATTCCACAACCTCTCGTCTGTGGTGCTCCCGCTCGAGCAGAGTACGGCAATCTGGTGTCCCAGTACTGCTCCGGTATTCAGAATGTAACCGCCTTCGTAGTATTAGGTGGCACATGCGGGACAGCATCGTAGgagggctggctggtggtagAAGTGGTAGGTTTGCTGCGCTGGCAGCAAAGCAGCCCGCACCAGCGCCAGGGCACTAA
- the LOC125951057 gene encoding hexamerin-like isoform X38 has product MPSSNNIPSTSNNDYDTYDYYTYDYHTYDYHTYNYHTYDYHTYDYDTYDYHTYDYDTYDYDTYDYHTYNYDTYDYHTYDYHTYDYDTYDYHTYNYHTYDYDTYDYDTYDYHTYDYHTYDYHTYDYDTYNYHTYDYDTYDYDTYDYHTYDYHTYDYHTYNYYTYNYYTYDYHTYDYDTYDYHTYDYHTYDYHSYDYHTYDYHTYNYYTYDYHTYNYYTYDYHTYDYHTYDYHTYDYDTYDYHTYDYHTYDYNSYDYHTYDYDNDRCSNDNGHTWFWAEWHRSKRKHSTTSRLWCSRSSRVRQSGVPVLLRYSECNRLRSIRWHMRDSIVGGLAGGRSGRFAALAAKQPAPAPGH; this is encoded by the exons ATGCCAAGTTCCAATAACATTCCCAGTACCTccaacaacgactacgacacctacgactactacacctacgactaccacacctacgactaccacacctacaactaccacacctacgactaccacacctacgactacgacacctacgactaccacacctacgactacgacacctacgactacgacacctacgactaccacACCTACAACTACGacacctacgactaccacacctacgactaccacacctacgactacgacacctacgactaccacacctacaactaccacacctacgactacgacacctacgactacgacacctacgactaccacacctacgactaccacacctacgactaccacacctacgactacgacacCTACAACTACcacacctacgactacgacacctacgactacgacacCTATGACTACCacacctacgactaccacacctacgactaccacACCTACAACTACTACACCTACAACTACTacacctacgactaccacacctacgactacgacacctacgactaccacacctacgactaccacacctacgactaccactcctacgactaccacacctacgactaccacACCTACAACTACTacacctacgactaccacACCTACAACTACTacacctacgactaccacacctacgactaccacacctacgactaccacac ctacgactacgacacctacgactaccacacctacgactaccacACCTACGACTACAACTCCTACGACTACcacacctacgactacgacaacgacCGCTGTagcaacgacaacggccaTACCTGGTTCTGGGCCGAATGGCACAGGTCTAAACGTAAGCATTCCACAACCTCTCGTCTGTGGTGCTCCCGCTCGAGCAGAGTACGGCAATCTGGTGTCCCAGTACTGCTCCGGTATTCAGAATGTAACCGCCTTCGTAGTATTAGGTGGCACATGCGGGACAGCATCGTAGgagggctggctggtggtagAAGTGGTAGGTTTGCTGCGCTGGCAGCAAAGCAGCCCGCACCAGCGCCAGGGCACTAA
- the LOC125951057 gene encoding hexamerin-like isoform X47, translating to MPSSNNIPSTSNNDYDTYDYYTYDYHTYDYHTYNYHTYDYHTYDYDTYDYHTYDYDTYDYDTYDYHTYNYDTYDYHTYDYHTYDYDTYDYHTYNYHTYDYDTYDYDTYDYHTYDYHTYDYHTYDYHTYDYDTYDYHTYDYHTYNYYTYDYHTYDYHTYDYHTYDYHTYDYHTYDYHTYNYYTYDYHTYDYHTYDYNSYDYHTYDYDTYDYHTYDYHTYDYNSYDYHTYDYDNDRCSNDNGHTWFWAEWHRSKRKHSTTSRLWCSRSSRVRQSGVPVLLRYSECNRLRSIRWHMRDSIVGGLAGGRSGRFAALAAKQPAPAPGH from the exons ATGCCAAGTTCCAATAACATTCCCAGTACCTccaacaacgactacgacacctacgactactacacctacgactaccacacctacgactaccacacctacaactaccacacctacgactaccacacctacgactacgacacctacgactaccacacctacgactacgacacctacgactacgacacctacgactaccacACCTACAACTACGacacctacgactaccacacctacgactaccacacctacgactacgacacctacgactaccacacctacaactaccacacctacgactacgacacctacgactacgacacctacgactaccacacctacgactaccacacctacgactaccacac ctacgactaccacacctacgactacgacacctacgactaccacac ctacgactaccacACCTACAACTACTacacctacgactaccacacctacgactaccacacctacgactaccacacctacgactaccacacctacgactaccacacctacgactaccacACCTACAACTACTacacctacgactaccacacctacgactaccacACCTACGACTACAACTCCTACGACTACcacacctacgactacgacacctacgactaccacacctacgactaccacACCTACGACTACAACTCCTACGACTACcacacctacgactacgacaacgacCGCTGTagcaacgacaacggccaTACCTGGTTCTGGGCCGAATGGCACAGGTCTAAACGTAAGCATTCCACAACCTCTCGTCTGTGGTGCTCCCGCTCGAGCAGAGTACGGCAATCTGGTGTCCCAGTACTGCTCCGGTATTCAGAATGTAACCGCCTTCGTAGTATTAGGTGGCACATGCGGGACAGCATCGTAGgagggctggctggtggtagAAGTGGTAGGTTTGCTGCGCTGGCAGCAAAGCAGCCCGCACCAGCGCCAGGGCACTAA